Part of the Aquabacterium sp. NJ1 genome, CCCAAAACCAACCGAATGGTCAAGGCCCTGGCCTTGCGCGTGGGGCTGTCGATCGCGCTGTTTCTGTTCATCTTGCTGAGCTACAAGCTGGGCTGGATCCACCCGACGGGCGTGCCCCTGAAGTAAAAGAGCGCCGCAAGGGCGCTCCGGATGGTGGGTGTGCAGGGCCTTTGTTGAGCCCCGCACGCCGTGATGCGATCAAGTCCAGTACACCACCATGTACAGGCCCAACCAGACCACGTCCACGAAGTGCCAGTACCAGGCTGCGCCTTCAAAGCCAAAGTGCTTGTCTGCCGTGAAGTGGCCCTTCATCAAACG contains:
- a CDS encoding twin transmembrane helix small protein codes for the protein MKIVIAFALLAIVMALALAGRAMLQDGRDGQPKTNRMVKALALRVGLSIALFLFILLSYKLGWIHPTGVPLK